A DNA window from Candidatus Paceibacterota bacterium contains the following coding sequences:
- the greA gene encoding transcription elongation factor GreA, whose protein sequence is MAEKYFTKEGLEKINKELEYLKTEKRKDISKRIKEAASFGDLSENAAYTEAKEEQAFLEGRIRELENKVREAKVVEKGNYEKVEIGSTIVLSYGKEEISYTLVDTSEADPFKNKISFSSPLGEKLFGKRVGDSVELSLEEGKIKYTIKEIK, encoded by the coding sequence ATGGCAGAAAAATACTTTACTAAAGAAGGATTGGAAAAAATCAACAAAGAATTGGAATATTTAAAAACAGAAAAAAGAAAAGATATTTCAAAAAGAATAAAAGAAGCAGCTTCTTTCGGAGATTTATCGGAAAATGCAGCCTATACGGAAGCAAAGGAAGAGCAAGCTTTTTTAGAGGGCAGGATTAGGGAATTGGAAAACAAGGTTAGAGAGGCAAAAGTGGTGGAAAAAGGGAATTATGAAAAAGTAGAAATCGGCTCTACAATAGTTCTTTCATACGGTAAAGAAGAAATATCCTATACTTTGGTTGATACATCAGAAGCAGATCCTTTTAAAAATAAAATTTCATTTTCATCTCCATTAGGAGAGAAGCTTTTTGGAAAGAGAGTAGGGGACTCAGTTGAACTTTCTCTTGAAGAAGGTAAAATAAAATACACAATAAAAGAAATAAAATGA